The DNA region TTCATATTAACAATATTTAAAAAGTACAACGGTAATAAGGTTATGTTGCTACAGTTTGGGATTAACTGGGACAAGCTAGTGAGCGACTTGATAAACTACAGCATAGAGGGCGCGGTTGCCATCTTGATTATCCTCATCGCGTGGGTGGTGGGCTCCGTGGTGGGGAGGGCTGTGAATAGGCTGGTGGAGAGGACTGGTTTAGAGAAGGCTTTTGACAAGACTGACGTTGGTAAGGCTTTTAGGGCGGCGGGGATAGACCTGTCCAACCTCATAGGGATGCTCGTGACTGCCTTTATAGTTGTGATCGGCGTGGTCATCGCCATTGGCTATCTGAAGATAGGGGGAGAGGCCGGGGCTCTGCTGGCCCAGGTGGCGCAGTACCTGCCTCGCCTGATCGGCGGCATTATACTACTCACTGTTGGTATAATTCTGGTGGCGCTTCTAACTGACTACATCGGCAAGCTCATGACTGGCTTGTTCCCTCAGCAGTTTGTGGAGATTGGCGAGATGCTGAGGAACCTTCTGCTTATCGGGCTGATCGCGCTGATTGTGTCGGTGGCGCTTGACTTGATGCTCTTCACAGGGCCTCTGGTCTACCCGCTTATCTTGGGCACCGTCATCATCGGCGCCGGCATCTTCATCGGCCACACCATCGTGCGGAACATCGTGGAGGACCACGGCGAGTTCGCAAGTGTGGCTCCCTACGCCAAGTTCCTCCTGTACCTAATATTCCTGATGGTTGGCCTCGGCGCGATCTTCGCCAACTTCCCCAACACGGCGCACGTGGTGCAGAACGTGGCTTGGGGCGTCGCGATCGCGGCCGGCATAATGCTGGCCCCCATAATCTACACACTCGCAAAGAAAATGATCAAAGAAGAGATAAAAGACTAATCCCCCCCTTTTTCCCCCCTCTCCACGATCCTCCCCCTCGCCGTTCATCCAACTTGTGTGCATACCAGCCGTATGGCCCACGGATCCTGTGGACATGGTCGTCCAATGCCCACGGCCTCCCATATCGGCTACTAGTGTGCGGCTGGTGGGTGGCCGGTGGCGGGGCTTGGCTTTCTCTCCGCCGTCTGTGTCGTAATCTTTATATAGTTTTATATACTGGGGGGTCATGCATATTGAGGTTAGGGACCCCACGCTGGTTGAGCGTCTTAGGAGGCTTCTTCCGAGGCCGGACGCCCCTTTTGACGACGTCATCATCAAGCTCCTGGAGCAGCCGTGCAAGCTGAGGATCAGAGAGATCGTCGAGGAGGTTTTAGCGACCCTCAACCTGGAGGAGCGGGTTGTGAAGGTTGTGGAGGGGGCGGTGGCGCGGAGCATGGGTGATCTCGAGAGGGGTGTGGCGCGCGCCGTGGAGAGGGCGTTGAGGGATGTGGTGCGTCAGTTGCAGGAGAGGGGGTTCGAGGTGGGGGGCGGCTGGGAGGCTGTGGTTCGGGAGGCCAGCAGGAGGCCGGATGGCTGTCTGACCTTTGCAGAGATTAGGAGGTACTACGGTAAGAATCTCAACAGCGTCATGCTTAGGAAGAGGGGGTTTGTGCAGAGGGAGAGGGGGCTTTGGTGTCTACCTAAGAGCTAGCACGCACCTCACCGCGTCTGGTAGCTCCTTTAGGTTTTTCACCACGCCGTCTGGGCGGACCGCGTCTATGGATATGGCGAGGCGTCGGGAGTGCTCCGCGGCTTCTCTCTCCCAGTCGCCGTAGAATATGGCGAGTAGGCCGAAGCGTTTTGGGAAGTAGACGTCGAAGACTGGGTTGTCCCCCACCATTAGGTCGGCGTCTTGGAAGTACTGGGGGCACGTCTTGGGGCATCTGTAGGCGTCGGAGGTCCTCACTCCGTCGACTAGCTTGTCGAGGCCTAGGTGCCGGATGACGGGTAGCTGGTAGGTGGCGTGGCCGTTGGTGGCTATCTCGACGCGGTGGCCCATGGCCCTCAGCTCCCGCAGGGCCTCCAAGGCGCCGTCGGCTGGGCGGAAGCGCGGGAGATGTCTGTGGAGCGCCTCCAGGACGCTCGGCGCCTTCCCCGCCCCCAGCTCCTCCGCCACGGCGTCGAAGAGCTGTTGCCAGTCGAATGCCCGCCAGTCTAGCCTCCTCATGAGGATGAGGTTCTTCTCCCTGGCCCTTCTCCACACCTCGTCGGGCGCGGCGCCGGCCCTCTCGGCTATCGCCTTGCAGACCTCGGCGAAGACCGGGTTCCAGGCGTCGAGGGGTAGTAGCGTCCCGTCTAGATCTACTAGAATAGTCGCCATAGCCCCTCGGCGACTAGAGCCACCAGCGTCGTCCCGAAGGCGGCGAGGGTGCCGTTGCGGAACCTCCGCCACCGCCCCCTCGAGGCTTCTATCGATAGGTAGAGCAACATGACGCTTGTGGCCGCGGCGCCCGCCGCGAGTAGGTGCAGCCCGGCGGAGAGGGAGGCGTACGTCAGCCACAGGCCGAGGGCTGTGGAGGCGGCGGTGGTCCAGGCCCCCAGCGCCGCGGTCTTCTCCGGGCCTATGCGGGCCGCCAGGGTGGTGACGCCGGCTTTCAAGTCCCCCTCGTAGTCCATGGCCGTCTTCACAAGCTCCCGGCCGAGGTTAGCCACTAGGGACGAGGCGAAGAGGAGGTTGAGGACGGCCGACGCGGCGCCTGCCGCGGCCATGCCGTATATGTAGGTCATGGATGTGAGGAAGGCGACTGTCAAGTTGCCAGCGAGGGGTACCCGCTTGAGTCTGGAGTTGTACAACACGCCGAAGACCACGGCCGCCGTGTATATGGCCAGGGGGGCCGGGCCCAGTATAGCCGCCAGAGCGGCGCCGAGGGCCAGCGACCCGTACGCGACGAGGCGCGCCGCCTCTACGCTGACGTCTCCCTTCACAAGCGGCGCATCTGGCCTGTTAACACGGTCCTCCTCTAGGTTCGCCAGGTCGTTGTGGGCGAAGAGGCCGGCTTCGGCTAGGAAGGTGGAGGCGGCCAGCAACGCCATGGCCGAGGGATCTCTCCCGCCCGCCACGGCGTAGGAGGCGGTGGACGCCAGGGCTGCCAGGACTCCGTGTTCGCCTCTTATGAGTCTCCAGAGCGACACGGCTTCTCGTTCGTCTGGAGATTAAAGTTATTTACGCCGTGGGCTGTAGGCATCAATTTTATAAATGTCTTTTTCATGGGGGCCGTGCCTCGGCATCAGAACTTCTCGCTTGGCGACGAGGAGGTTGTTAGGCTGGTGTTTAGGGAGTACGGGGTTAAGATTACGGCGGAGCAGATAGCGAGGGCGTACGCCCCGGAACAGAGGATGTCGTGGAAGAAGAGCGTGGAGGTGGCGAGGTTTATAAAGGGCATGACGCTGAGGCAGGCGAGGGCTTGGCTGGAGGACGTGGTGAAGCTCAAGCGCCCGGTGCCGATTAGGACTTTTAAGAAGAAGCAGGCTCACCACGCGGCTCCCTGGGAGGGGTGGCCGGTGGCGAAGTGGCCTGTTAAGGTGGCGAGGCGCTACCTCAAGCTGTTGGAAAATCTCGAGAACAACGCCAAGTTCAGGGGGCTAGACGTGGAGCGGGTGGTGATTGTCCACGCCGCGGCTCACAAGGGGATTAGAATCCCCAACATCATGCCGCGGGCCTTCGGCAGAGCCACGCGTTTCGACGAGCAGACGGTCAACGTCGAGCTGGTGGCCGCGGAGTTGCCCAGAGAGGTGGTGCCTAAGCACTACAAGCTTAACCTAGTTAAAAAGTAAAATCAACACTACAGTTAGCACAACTCTACGGCTTTTAATAGTGTTATTTACTGAACCACGGGTGGTTGTAGAAGGTCAGCAAGGGGTGAATCGGTCACCTGTCTCCCTAAAGGAATTTCCATCACTGCTTGTTGTATTGCGTTGAGGTTTTAATTTTTGCGTGTGCGTCCCATGTAGGTGGACGCCGGCTCAAGGCGCACGGTGGCGTTTGGCGCGCCACCTGTGAGTGGCATCTGCCTTTCTTCTCTTGTCCGGCCTGCCAGAGGTGCTGTGGGCGAAAAAGTTTAAATATGGCGTGATGTGTGGGTGCGATGTCTGCCCAGCAGAGGAGGTTGCCTGTCTATAAGAAGATTCTTGAGGAGAATAAGAAGAAGTGGATGATTAAGGAGTTTCTGGAGTATAGGCTTAGCAGATACGGCTATATCGATTCTGAGATTTTGAAGACGCCGCTGGGGACTCGTATAGTGATATACGCGGAGAGGCCTTCTAGAATTATTGGGAGGAAGGGGGTTATCGTCAAGGAGATTAGTAACATACTTACGACGAAGCTCGGCGTCGAGAATCCGCAGATTGACGTGATAGACGTGTCTAAGATCGAGGCGCCTGAGATGTTCCCCAAGGTCGTGGCGTACCGCATTGCCAACGCCATGGCTAAAGGCGTGAGGTTTAGGAGGGTTATGTTTGTGGCTATTAGACAGCTCATGGAGGCGGGGGCCAAGGGCTTCGAGATTGTGGTAAGCGGCAAGCTCTCCACCGAGAGGGCGCGGTTTGAGAAGCAGACCTACGGCAAGCTGTACAAAATCGGCTACGACGCGAGGAACAGGGTTAGGAGAGCGGTGATCCACATATTGCTCAAGCCCGGCATCTACGGGATTGAGGTTAGGATTACGCCAGCCACGCTCCAGTACTCCGACGAGTATAAAATTAAGCCGCCGATCAGACCTGAGGCGGCTCAGCAACAGGCCTAGCCCGGGTTTAAAACTTTTAAACCTCCACGAATCGCGCCTCTATGTCCTCTGAGAAGAAGCTTAAGCCCAGCGTGCTTAGGGAGATGAAGCCCGAGGAGCGGAGGGAGCTTCTCAACCAGCTCAGGGCTGAGCTGGTGAGGCTGGAGACGCAACGGGCCCGGGGCTTCGTGGAGAAGCCTGGAAGGATTAGACAGGTTCGGCGGGCTATTGCGAGGATTTTGACTATTGAGAGGGAGTTGAGGAAGTAGTGCCGGCTCGTTGCGTGGATTTGCTGGGGAGGGAGGTCGCCACCTACAAGTGTCCCTATCGAGTCAGGGGGGTGGTTGTCGGCGAGACCTACAACACGTTCCTCGTCTTCGCCCGCGGCCGGGTGATCACCGTTCCGAAGGCTCTCTGCCACTTTTTTGTCTATGGGGATAATGTCTTGGTAAACGGGATGTATCTAGTCGGCTACCGCGACAAGAGGCTTTTCGACTGCGGGCTCCGCTAGCTCCTCAGCTTTTCCAGGAGCTGTAGAAGGGCGTGGTGGTCCCCGGGCGCGGATAGAACTATACCCGGTGCCGCCTCTTGTAGCTGGTGTATGAGCCCCAGGGCCTCCCCCGGCGTGACTGCCGTCTGTCCCAGCTTCTCTAAAATGGAAGCGTTTCTGCCTGTCTTGACGAGTATGTAGGGGTACACGACCGGCGGGAGGCCTTGTAGTTGCTTTGGCTCTGTGAAGTGTAGGGCTAGGTAGAAGTCAGCCCCTATCTCCAGCCTCTTTGCGTAGTCCCTCCTGAGGCTTAGAAGGGCTCCTGTCTTGAAGCCCATACTCTTCGCGGCGGCTACGGCCTCCTCTGTGGTTACCTCCCCCACCGGCTTGCCCTCGGCGGGGGGGTCGCCTTGTAGCACCACGACGTATCTAATATCTAAGATGTGGGCCCCGCCTAGGAGGGATTTGAAAGCCGTCTTGTTCAGATCCATCAGCCTGATGTGGACGATGGGCTCCAGCCCGAGCTGTTTGGCCAAGGCGCCAACGGCTAGGGAGTGGGCTGTGGGCTTCCCCCCGGGGGCTTCTGGTATGTCCACCTTCTCCACGTACCTCCTGACGGCCTCTAGCCTCTTCACCAGCTTGGCCTTGTTGAGGGATGGGGTTATTTCGGCGATTATCTCCATTTACGGCAACTTCAGCGGAAGGAATAGGCGGCCTCTGCCTTCGTAGAACTTGGAGAGGGTTTCGTAGAAGGAGAGACGTAGCGATTGCACAAGCGAGAAGAGGCCCTCCGCCGTGGCTATCAACGAGTGGCCGAATATGGCGAAGGCTATCCCGGCGGGGCCTAGGGAGAGGGCCACGCCGTTGACTAGCTTGGTCAAGACTCCGTGGATGAGGATGAGGATTACGAGGCGGGCGAAGCTGGGTATGTTTGCCAGAGCTCCGAGGGATCCCTCGATGAGGCCGAGTATGAGCTCCTCGGTGATGGGCGGCGCCTCTTCGTGGTGTTTGTACTTCGCCCTTAGCGCCAAGGCTCCTGCAAAGCTCCAGAGGAGGGCTACTAGGAAGACGTAGATCCAGGGGAGTTGCAGTATTGGCGACATGAACTGT from Pyrobaculum sp. 3827-6 includes:
- a CDS encoding HAD family hydrolase gives rise to the protein MATILVDLDGTLLPLDAWNPVFAEVCKAIAERAGAAPDEVWRRAREKNLILMRRLDWRAFDWQQLFDAVAEELGAGKAPSVLEALHRHLPRFRPADGALEALRELRAMGHRVEIATNGHATYQLPVIRHLGLDKLVDGVRTSDAYRCPKTCPQYFQDADLMVGDNPVFDVYFPKRFGLLAIFYGDWEREAAEHSRRLAISIDAVRPDGVVKNLKELPDAVRCVLALR
- a CDS encoding geranylgeranylglycerol-phosphate geranylgeranyltransferase, whose amino-acid sequence is MSLWRLIRGEHGVLAALASTASYAVAGGRDPSAMALLAASTFLAEAGLFAHNDLANLEEDRVNRPDAPLVKGDVSVEAARLVAYGSLALGAALAAILGPAPLAIYTAAVVFGVLYNSRLKRVPLAGNLTVAFLTSMTYIYGMAAAGAASAVLNLLFASSLVANLGRELVKTAMDYEGDLKAGVTTLAARIGPEKTAALGAWTTAASTALGLWLTYASLSAGLHLLAAGAAATSVMLLYLSIEASRGRWRRFRNGTLAAFGTTLVALVAEGLWRLF
- a CDS encoding 50S ribosomal protein L22; protein product: MPRHQNFSLGDEEVVRLVFREYGVKITAEQIARAYAPEQRMSWKKSVEVARFIKGMTLRQARAWLEDVVKLKRPVPIRTFKKKQAHHAAPWEGWPVAKWPVKVARRYLKLLENLENNAKFRGLDVERVVIVHAAAHKGIRIPNIMPRAFGRATRFDEQTVNVELVAAELPREVVPKHYKLNLVKK
- a CDS encoding 30S ribosomal protein S3, which translates into the protein MSAQQRRLPVYKKILEENKKKWMIKEFLEYRLSRYGYIDSEILKTPLGTRIVIYAERPSRIIGRKGVIVKEISNILTTKLGVENPQIDVIDVSKIEAPEMFPKVVAYRIANAMAKGVRFRRVMFVAIRQLMEAGAKGFEIVVSGKLSTERARFEKQTYGKLYKIGYDARNRVRRAVIHILLKPGIYGIEVRITPATLQYSDEYKIKPPIRPEAAQQQA
- the rpmC gene encoding 50S ribosomal protein L29, which produces MSSEKKLKPSVLREMKPEERRELLNQLRAELVRLETQRARGFVEKPGRIRQVRRAIARILTIERELRK
- a CDS encoding ribonuclease P protein subunit, with the protein product MPARCVDLLGREVATYKCPYRVRGVVVGETYNTFLVFARGRVITVPKALCHFFVYGDNVLVNGMYLVGYRDKRLFDCGLR
- a CDS encoding methylenetetrahydrofolate reductase, with amino-acid sequence MEIIAEITPSLNKAKLVKRLEAVRRYVEKVDIPEAPGGKPTAHSLAVGALAKQLGLEPIVHIRLMDLNKTAFKSLLGGAHILDIRYVVVLQGDPPAEGKPVGEVTTEEAVAAAKSMGFKTGALLSLRRDYAKRLEIGADFYLALHFTEPKQLQGLPPVVYPYILVKTGRNASILEKLGQTAVTPGEALGLIHQLQEAAPGIVLSAPGDHHALLQLLEKLRS